One Verrucomicrobiota bacterium JB022 genomic region harbors:
- a CDS encoding ion transporter, with product MKRDADGRILLGRWDYAMQTLIVLNLIAFAFETQPNLPEPWPVIFDNFELVTVILFTGEYLFRLLMARPRSAYAFSFFGIIDLLAIVPYFFALGIDLRTLRAFRMLRLFSLVKLARYDRAIRRYHQAFKMIREELVLFGTAALIVLYLSSVGIYFCEHKAQPEKFASVFDSLWWAICTLTTVGYGDVYPITAGGRVFTFFVLMVGLGFITIPTGLFASALAKARDIG from the coding sequence ATGAAGCGAGACGCAGATGGCCGGATCCTCCTCGGGCGTTGGGATTACGCGATGCAGACCTTGATCGTGCTCAACCTGATCGCGTTTGCCTTCGAGACGCAGCCCAACCTACCGGAGCCGTGGCCTGTGATCTTCGACAACTTCGAACTCGTCACGGTGATCCTCTTCACGGGCGAATATCTGTTCCGCCTGTTGATGGCGCGCCCGCGCTCGGCCTACGCGTTTTCGTTCTTCGGCATCATCGATTTGCTGGCCATCGTGCCCTACTTTTTCGCCCTCGGGATCGACCTGCGGACGCTGCGGGCCTTTCGCATGCTGCGCCTCTTCAGCCTCGTCAAGCTGGCGCGCTACGACCGGGCGATCCGGCGCTACCATCAGGCGTTCAAGATGATCCGCGAAGAGCTGGTGCTGTTCGGGACGGCCGCCCTCATCGTGCTCTACCTGTCGTCGGTCGGGATCTACTTTTGCGAACACAAGGCCCAACCGGAGAAGTTTGCCTCGGTCTTCGATTCGCTCTGGTGGGCCATCTGCACGCTGACGACCGTTGGCTATGGCGATGTCTACCCCATCACGGCGGGCGGTCGGGTCTTCACCTTCTTCGTGCTGATGGTCGGCCTCGGCTTCATCACGATCCCGACCGGACTTTTTGCGTCTGCCTTGGCGAAAGCCCGCGATATCGGGTAG
- a CDS encoding RNA methyltransferase: MAFANIQSVQNPRVKNLVRLGDARHRRRQERFLIEGRREVTRALECSWPLETVFFCPERFKAPAQNELDALTVVERAEDKGAEVVQLSPEAFDKVCYREGPDGLLAVAISQERPLADLQARLAGLDHPALVLVAEAVEKPGNLGALLRTADAAGVDAVVVCDSRTDLFNPNAIRASQGAIFSLPCYLAETRDLRPLLREAGIVPVATTPRAEKTIWEQDLRQPIALVLGAEDIGLSEDWLDGQTLTAKLPMRGVTDSLNVSVAAALVIFEAVRQRSV, encoded by the coding sequence ATGGCCTTTGCCAACATCCAGAGCGTACAAAATCCGCGCGTGAAAAACCTCGTGCGGTTGGGCGATGCCCGCCACCGGCGGCGGCAGGAGCGTTTTCTCATCGAAGGACGGCGCGAGGTAACGCGTGCCCTCGAATGCAGCTGGCCGCTGGAGACCGTTTTCTTTTGTCCCGAGCGCTTCAAGGCTCCGGCGCAGAACGAGTTGGACGCGTTGACGGTGGTCGAGCGGGCGGAAGACAAGGGCGCGGAAGTCGTCCAGCTCTCGCCCGAGGCCTTCGACAAGGTTTGCTACCGCGAAGGGCCCGACGGTCTGTTGGCGGTCGCCATCAGTCAGGAACGCCCTTTGGCCGACCTGCAGGCGCGGCTGGCGGGTCTGGACCACCCGGCGCTCGTGCTGGTGGCGGAGGCGGTCGAAAAGCCCGGCAATCTGGGCGCGCTCCTGCGCACGGCCGATGCCGCCGGGGTGGATGCGGTTGTGGTCTGCGACTCGCGGACCGATCTCTTCAACCCCAATGCGATCCGTGCCTCCCAAGGGGCGATCTTCTCGTTGCCGTGCTACCTGGCGGAGACGCGCGACCTGCGCCCGCTGCTGCGCGAGGCCGGGATCGTGCCGGTTGCGACGACGCCGCGGGCGGAGAAGACGATCTGGGAGCAGGACCTGCGTCAGCCCATCGCGCTCGTGTTGGGTGCGGAAGACATCGGCCTCTCCGAAGACTGGCTCGACGGCCAGACTCTGACGGCCAAGCTGCCCATGCGCGGGGTCACGGACAGCCTGAACGTCTCGGTGGCGGCGGCGCTGGTCATCTTCGAGGCCGTGCGCCAGCGCAGCGTTTGA
- a CDS encoding hotdog domain-containing protein — MRAVKALPARATIRLSQRPLARSALAKSAPGRCSRAMLPEHAPAFTFQAEVFYDQFDAQMILHHPQYLVLVERAQQAWVEHVLEAPRFDWENFPDMYLVARRVEIDFLGSVAKPGHVLVDLWCLQLRAAKWKVGFRLRSEDGHAVYAQGHRLNCKVAPETHQPRLWSDRFQECMGALVAR, encoded by the coding sequence ATGCGCGCAGTAAAAGCCCTACCGGCGCGTGCGACAATTCGATTGTCGCAGCGCCCGCTCGCCCGTTCCGCCCTTGCCAAAAGCGCGCCGGGCCGTTGCAGTCGCGCCATGCTACCGGAGCACGCCCCGGCCTTCACCTTCCAGGCCGAAGTCTTTTACGACCAGTTCGACGCGCAGATGATCCTGCACCACCCGCAATACCTGGTGCTGGTCGAGCGCGCCCAACAGGCGTGGGTCGAGCACGTGCTGGAGGCCCCACGCTTCGATTGGGAGAACTTCCCCGATATGTACCTCGTCGCCCGCCGGGTAGAGATCGACTTCCTCGGCAGCGTCGCAAAGCCCGGCCACGTGCTGGTCGACCTCTGGTGCCTGCAACTGCGGGCGGCCAAGTGGAAGGTCGGCTTCCGCCTGCGCAGCGAAGACGGCCACGCGGTCTACGCCCAGGGCCACCGCCTCAACTGCAAGGTGGCCCCCGAAACGCACCAGCCCCGCCTCTGGAGCGACCGCTTTCAAGAGTGCATGGGCGCGCTGGTGGCTCGGTAG
- a CDS encoding IMP dehydrogenase — translation MEPASEPIAVDQEFYMNAEAFFRANRNIGLTYDDITLATRYSEVLPRFTALDQSLSDRLTLHIPLISADMDTVTEANMAAAMARNGGLGLIHYNMAERDQLREVARVKNDVHGLIQEPITVRHDILVADVLDMIEEKGYKFRTFPVVDEDNTFLGLLRGRVVRERYHDKKVSDAMTPASDVFTVLDRDIADGPIEAADRFFTKHMGIHKLIVLNDKGQLKGLFTLSDIERIREEERATVKPARDAKFRLICGAAMGIWRKADGSLDTDRILGHGHNLVKEGVDAFAVSTAHGHSRGVGEMVRLLRDEFPEMTLIAGNVTSAEGVEFLASCGADAIKIGQGPGSICTTRIVAGVGIPQLTALFVASRAAQKLGVRIIADGGITKSGDMVKALTLADFVMAGGLFAGCREAPGAIIEINGKFYKQYRGMGSHAAMKAGSAARYGHEKVTRKGDKVAAEGIEALKELSGTLDDTLYELVGGVQSGMGYLGARNLVELKQRARYIRVSPAGMRESAPHDVIEVKTTKED, via the coding sequence ATGGAGCCTGCATCCGAGCCAATTGCCGTCGATCAAGAGTTCTATATGAACGCGGAGGCGTTTTTCCGGGCCAACCGGAACATCGGCCTGACTTACGACGACATCACCCTGGCAACCCGTTACAGCGAAGTGCTGCCGCGCTTCACCGCGCTGGACCAATCGCTGTCTGACCGGCTGACGCTGCACATCCCGCTGATCTCGGCGGACATGGACACGGTGACGGAGGCAAACATGGCAGCCGCCATGGCCCGCAACGGCGGCCTCGGCCTGATCCACTACAACATGGCCGAGCGCGACCAGCTGCGCGAAGTCGCCCGGGTCAAGAACGACGTGCACGGCCTGATTCAGGAGCCCATCACCGTCCGCCACGACATCCTGGTGGCCGACGTGCTCGATATGATCGAGGAAAAGGGCTACAAGTTCCGCACCTTCCCGGTGGTGGACGAAGACAACACCTTCCTCGGCCTGCTCCGGGGCCGCGTGGTCCGCGAACGCTATCACGACAAAAAGGTGTCCGATGCCATGACCCCGGCCAGCGACGTCTTTACCGTGCTGGATCGCGACATCGCCGACGGCCCGATCGAAGCCGCCGACCGCTTTTTCACCAAGCACATGGGCATCCATAAGCTCATCGTGCTCAACGACAAGGGCCAGCTGAAGGGCCTCTTTACCCTTAGCGACATCGAGCGCATCCGCGAAGAAGAGCGCGCGACCGTCAAGCCGGCCCGCGACGCCAAGTTTCGCCTGATCTGCGGTGCCGCCATGGGGATCTGGCGCAAGGCCGACGGCTCGCTCGATACCGACCGTATCCTCGGCCATGGCCACAACCTCGTGAAAGAGGGCGTCGATGCGTTTGCCGTCTCCACCGCGCACGGCCACAGCCGGGGCGTGGGCGAGATGGTGCGCCTGTTGCGCGACGAGTTCCCCGAAATGACGCTGATCGCCGGTAACGTGACCAGCGCCGAGGGGGTCGAATTCCTCGCCAGCTGCGGAGCCGATGCGATCAAGATCGGTCAGGGCCCCGGCTCGATCTGCACCACCCGCATCGTCGCGGGCGTGGGCATCCCGCAGCTCACCGCACTCTTTGTCGCCAGCCGAGCCGCGCAAAAGCTGGGCGTGCGCATCATCGCCGACGGTGGCATTACCAAGAGCGGCGACATGGTGAAGGCGCTCACGCTGGCCGACTTTGTGATGGCGGGCGGCCTCTTCGCCGGTTGCCGCGAAGCGCCCGGCGCGATCATCGAGATCAACGGCAAGTTCTACAAGCAATACCGCGGCATGGGCAGCCACGCGGCCATGAAGGCTGGCAGTGCGGCCCGTTACGGCCACGAAAAGGTGACCCGCAAGGGCGACAAGGTGGCCGCCGAGGGCATCGAAGCATTGAAGGAGCTTTCCGGCACGCTCGACGACACGCTTTACGAACTCGTGGGCGGCGTCCAGAGCGGCATGGGCTACCTCGGTGCCCGCAACCTCGTCGAGC
- a CDS encoding radical SAM protein: MSQRQHVPTASAMVETAFARVGVDPFTAAFDLAASAHPPHGHGRSVQPTEAVELPFADWAPQLFEERQAAPLCLYLHVPFCRHRCAFCPFYRYQCYDGFSADYARLLRQDIALTAQALGEDLPRRRVDAVYFGGGTPSDLEGNDLAAVMADLKARHGIDARTEITVEGRFRDFTPEKAAAWVGAGANRFSLGLQSSDERLRRRLGRLAGRDEIRRVIADLSATGALVIVDLIFGLPGQTIAMLEEDIRFLAEETTIDGLDLYELKQFPGSPLAKMLETGRLPAAPVQTERGRAYAAACAALAAQGFEHFTLQHWRRTPRERSLYNRLAKVDADLLPFGSGAGGRLGRLSIARDPALDGYRQALENGQIPARYRQTSENSQRSFPARLAGAVEDRTLPPISSWPESTLPWKAALLENWREAGLIESWPSTEEPVRLTAAGCYWAPHLQSLLTRLAMATR; encoded by the coding sequence ATGTCCCAGCGTCAGCATGTTCCGACGGCCTCCGCCATGGTGGAGACCGCCTTCGCCCGGGTGGGTGTCGATCCCTTTACCGCCGCCTTCGACCTTGCCGCCAGTGCGCACCCGCCGCACGGGCACGGTCGCTCGGTGCAACCCACCGAGGCGGTGGAGCTGCCTTTTGCCGACTGGGCACCGCAGCTGTTTGAGGAGCGCCAGGCTGCCCCCTTGTGCCTCTACCTGCACGTGCCGTTTTGCCGACACCGCTGCGCCTTCTGCCCGTTTTACCGCTACCAGTGCTATGACGGCTTCAGCGCCGATTACGCACGCCTGCTACGGCAAGACATTGCCCTGACGGCCCAGGCGTTGGGCGAAGACCTGCCCCGGCGGCGGGTGGATGCCGTCTATTTTGGCGGCGGCACGCCGAGCGACCTCGAAGGCAACGACCTCGCGGCGGTGATGGCCGACCTCAAGGCGCGGCACGGGATCGACGCGCGCACCGAGATCACGGTCGAGGGCCGCTTTCGCGACTTTACGCCCGAGAAGGCTGCCGCGTGGGTAGGGGCGGGCGCCAACCGCTTTTCCCTCGGCCTGCAAAGCAGCGACGAGCGCCTGCGCCGCCGCTTGGGTCGACTCGCCGGGCGCGACGAGATTCGCCGCGTCATCGCCGACCTTTCCGCCACGGGCGCACTGGTGATTGTCGACCTGATCTTCGGCCTGCCGGGGCAGACCATCGCGATGCTGGAGGAAGACATCCGCTTCCTGGCCGAAGAAACGACGATCGACGGTCTCGATCTCTACGAGCTGAAGCAGTTCCCCGGCAGCCCGCTGGCCAAGATGCTGGAGACGGGGCGACTCCCGGCTGCGCCCGTGCAGACCGAGCGCGGTCGGGCCTACGCCGCCGCCTGTGCCGCGCTGGCCGCGCAGGGCTTCGAACACTTTACGCTCCAGCACTGGCGCCGCACGCCGCGCGAACGCTCGCTCTACAACCGGCTGGCGAAAGTCGATGCCGACTTGCTACCCTTCGGCTCCGGCGCGGGCGGGCGACTCGGGCGGCTCTCGATTGCACGCGATCCAGCCCTCGACGGCTACCGTCAGGCGCTCGAAAACGGTCAGATCCCGGCCCGCTATCGGCAGACCTCGGAGAATTCCCAACGCAGCTTCCCCGCTCGGCTGGCGGGCGCGGTGGAGGATCGGACCCTGCCTCCGATCAGCAGCTGGCCCGAAAGCACGCTGCCGTGGAAGGCCGCCTTGCTCGAAAACTGGCGCGAAGCAGGCCTGATCGAGTCGTGGCCAAGCACCGAAGAGCCCGTGCGCCTCACCGCTGCCGGTTGCTACTGGGCTCCGCACCTGCAAAGCCTGCTCACGCGACTGGCGATGGCTACTCGGTGA